The following proteins are co-located in the Piscirickettsia litoralis genome:
- a CDS encoding LysR family transcriptional regulator, producing MLTVVPYMMAFIEVVEKQSMSRAAEKLDLSAAAVSIQLKKLEKALGFSLLQRSTRRLKLTEQGERFYEHCKELQEKIAETAAFADRAHQEPKGRLRIVSSYYTAHRYLIEELEDFYQRYPKVQLDIEVSERIPDFSRQEVDVLLGFSNYYKELPGNLHSQRLMVISAMFSASPVYLKKYGQPKSLGELKNHDFIYHKIRSPQQTLKMYADKEVIIPPAKVTLNSIDAVISAGVQGLGVIDCPELICRPYLESGRLVPLFDDIFSKKMEGYLFYDKKNAMLPKFRAFIDFILEKTIDLR from the coding sequence ATGCTAACAGTTGTCCCCTACATGATGGCTTTTATAGAAGTTGTTGAAAAACAATCAATGAGCCGAGCGGCAGAAAAACTGGACCTTTCTGCCGCGGCGGTAAGTATCCAATTGAAAAAATTAGAGAAAGCACTTGGCTTTTCTTTACTACAGCGCTCTACACGGCGGTTAAAACTGACTGAACAGGGCGAGCGATTTTATGAGCATTGTAAAGAGTTACAAGAAAAAATTGCAGAAACGGCGGCCTTTGCTGATCGAGCACATCAGGAACCCAAAGGCAGGCTGAGAATCGTTTCATCCTACTATACGGCCCATCGTTACTTGATTGAAGAGCTTGAGGATTTTTATCAACGCTACCCCAAAGTTCAATTGGATATAGAGGTTTCTGAGCGTATTCCGGATTTTAGCCGTCAAGAAGTTGATGTTCTATTAGGTTTTAGTAATTACTATAAGGAATTACCTGGAAATCTGCATAGTCAGCGTCTAATGGTGATTTCGGCAATGTTTTCGGCGTCTCCTGTTTATCTAAAAAAATACGGTCAGCCTAAATCTTTGGGAGAATTAAAAAATCATGATTTTATTTATCATAAAATCCGTTCACCGCAACAGACACTGAAAATGTATGCCGATAAAGAGGTTATAATTCCGCCAGCTAAAGTAACTCTGAACTCAATTGATGCGGTGATATCCGCAGGTGTGCAAGGGTTAGGAGTTATTGATTGTCCAGAGTTGATTTGCCGACCTTATTTAGAATCTGGACGTTTGGTCCCATTGTTTGATGATATTTTTTCTAAAAAAATGGAAGGCTATTTATTTTATGACAAAAAAAATGCGATGTTGCCGAAATTTAGAGCCTTTATTGATTTTATTTTAGAAAAAACGATTGACCTTCGTTAG
- a CDS encoding exonuclease domain-containing protein has translation SISEADALKNIHTIRRKLKETGCNRAILAGHNPTLDLNFLNKAVTRSGVKRNPFHPFSSFDTATLAGLAVGQTVLAISCKTAGIEFDYAKAHGAHYDAEKTAELFCLIVNRWQQLGGWPLHSSAKTSL, from the coding sequence TCCATCAGTGAAGCGGATGCCTTAAAAAATATTCACACCATTCGCCGTAAACTCAAAGAAACCGGCTGCAATCGTGCAATTTTAGCCGGTCATAACCCAACCTTAGATCTCAACTTCCTTAATAAAGCCGTCACCCGCTCAGGCGTTAAACGCAACCCCTTTCACCCTTTTAGTAGCTTCGATACCGCAACACTTGCCGGCCTTGCTGTCGGTCAAACCGTGCTGGCCATTAGTTGTAAAACCGCCGGCATCGAATTTGATTATGCAAAGGCCCACGGCGCCCACTATGACGCTGAAAAAACAGCTGAGCTATTTTGTCTCATTGTTAATCGCTGGCAACAACTCGGTGGCTGGCCTCTTCACTCCTCGGCCAAAACCTCCCTGTAA
- the prfB gene encoding peptide chain release factor 2 (programmed frameshift), with the protein MLEVRALQTRLDELAERVSSLRGYLDYDLKCERLVEVERELEEPDVWNQPERAQELGRERVQLETLVQQFKSISQRIIDAKDLIDLAVEEQDEESLEEVVSESDALDEQVGQLEFRRMFSGPMDPNNAYLDIQSGSGGTEAQDWAEMVLRMYLRWGEQNGFKTELVEASAGEVAGIKSATIHFQGEYAFGWLRTETGVHRLVRKSPFDSGNRRHTSFCSVFVSPEVDDNIDIDINPADLRIDTYRASGAGGQHVNRTDSAVRITHIPTNTVVQCQNDRSQHKNKDQAMKQLRAKLYELEMNKRNAEKQALEEGKSDIGWGSQIRSYVLDASRIKDLRTSVETSNTQAVLDGELNPFIEASLKAGL; encoded by the exons ATGTTAGAAGTCCGTGCATTACAGACTCGGCTTGATGAACTTGCAGAACGTGTTAGCTCACTTCGGGGGTATCTT GACTACGATCTGAAGTGTGAGCGTCTGGTCGAAGTTGAGCGTGAATTAGAAGAACCTGATGTGTGGAATCAACCTGAGCGCGCCCAAGAATTAGGCCGTGAGCGTGTTCAATTAGAAACACTGGTTCAGCAATTTAAGAGCATTTCACAGCGCATTATTGATGCCAAAGATTTAATTGACTTGGCCGTAGAAGAGCAAGATGAAGAATCACTTGAAGAGGTCGTGAGCGAAAGTGATGCCTTGGATGAGCAGGTCGGCCAACTTGAGTTTCGCCGCATGTTCTCAGGGCCGATGGATCCTAATAATGCCTATTTAGATATTCAATCAGGCTCCGGGGGGACCGAAGCACAAGATTGGGCGGAAATGGTCTTGCGGATGTATTTACGTTGGGGTGAGCAAAACGGCTTTAAGACTGAACTGGTTGAAGCATCGGCCGGTGAAGTTGCCGGCATTAAAAGTGCGACGATTCACTTTCAAGGTGAATATGCGTTTGGTTGGTTGCGCACCGAAACCGGTGTGCATCGTTTGGTGCGAAAATCACCGTTTGATTCAGGTAATCGTCGTCATACTTCGTTTTGCTCGGTATTTGTCTCACCTGAAGTTGATGATAATATTGATATCGATATTAATCCGGCTGATTTACGCATCGATACCTATCGTGCTTCTGGTGCCGGTGGTCAGCATGTCAATAGGACTGATTCTGCGGTGCGGATTACTCATATACCGACCAATACCGTGGTGCAATGTCAGAATGATCGTTCCCAGCACAAAAATAAAGATCAGGCGATGAAGCAATTACGTGCTAAATTGTATGAGCTAGAAATGAACAAACGTAATGCAGAAAAGCAAGCCTTAGAAGAAGGTAAGTCGGATATTGGCTGGGGTAGTCAGATTCGTTCTTATGTATTGGATGCATCGCGGATTAAAGATTTACGCACCAGCGTTGAGACGAGTAATACCCAAGCGGTGCTCGATGGTGAGTTAAATCCATTTATCGAAGCCAGCCTAAAGGCCGGTTTATAA
- a CDS encoding MFS transporter, protein MITLTLKQRQAQPPVYLLVLLMSFASLAAVLITPALPMIGQDFHISSSGSTWLITLFLLGYAIGQLPYGPIANRFGRRKAALVGLALALVGSLLQLLAMAEHSFSLLLLARALSAFGGACGPVLAMTILSDCYDEAGARKMMATLILVFALMPCLAIALGGFLTTHCGWHSTLIIIAIYNIIVLALVYSQLGETLPNDQHKKIHPIHTIKGLLSVFLAPNYLLCILLFTAGTATSYLFNSLAPALAIDTLKASPQDFGLLSIITSVGLLIGSYLAGNLSHKYSGKNVLMFGVVLLLATSIIFILLFSANIINLYSLFMPAFFLFISAALIMPNASMLALSAVKDKASGAGSMNATNLLLTSILVSIGGHFSEHYLTALPIAFLILALASLAVLFNLKQIKIFNN, encoded by the coding sequence ATGATAACGCTGACTCTCAAGCAAAGACAGGCTCAGCCGCCGGTCTATCTGCTTGTTTTATTAATGAGTTTTGCATCGCTCGCTGCCGTACTCATCACCCCAGCTCTACCGATGATCGGCCAAGACTTCCATATTAGCTCCTCTGGCTCAACTTGGTTGATCACCCTGTTTTTACTAGGTTATGCCATCGGCCAACTCCCCTATGGCCCCATTGCCAACCGCTTCGGACGCAGGAAAGCAGCTCTAGTCGGCTTAGCCCTCGCCTTAGTCGGCAGCCTTTTACAACTATTGGCAATGGCCGAGCATAGCTTTTCGCTGTTGCTCCTGGCGCGAGCGCTCAGCGCTTTCGGTGGAGCTTGCGGCCCAGTGCTCGCGATGACCATACTATCTGATTGCTATGATGAGGCCGGCGCAAGGAAAATGATGGCAACACTCATTTTAGTTTTTGCATTAATGCCTTGTCTCGCCATTGCCTTAGGTGGTTTTTTAACGACTCACTGCGGCTGGCACAGCACATTAATTATTATCGCTATTTATAATATTATCGTACTGGCACTCGTTTATAGCCAATTAGGCGAGACCCTACCGAATGACCAACACAAAAAAATTCACCCCATTCATACAATAAAAGGCTTACTCTCAGTTTTTCTTGCCCCTAATTATTTACTATGTATTTTATTATTTACCGCCGGAACCGCAACAAGCTATTTATTTAATAGCTTGGCTCCAGCTCTAGCAATTGATACACTAAAAGCGAGCCCACAGGATTTTGGCTTACTTAGCATTATCACCTCTGTTGGTCTACTTATCGGCTCATATCTTGCTGGAAACTTAAGTCACAAATACAGTGGCAAAAATGTGCTTATGTTTGGGGTAGTATTATTACTGGCAACAAGCATTATTTTTATCCTCTTATTTTCTGCTAATATTATTAACTTATATAGCCTATTTATGCCGGCTTTTTTCCTATTTATCAGCGCAGCACTCATCATGCCCAATGCTTCGATGCTTGCTTTGTCTGCTGTCAAAGATAAAGCCAGCGGTGCAGGGTCAATGAACGCAACTAATTTACTATTAACCAGTATATTAGTTTCAATCGGCGGGCATTTCTCAGAACATTATTTAACCGCATTACCCATTGCTTTTTTAATACTTGCTCTTGCCAGCCTTGCTGTTTTATTTAACTTAAAACAAATTAAAATATTTAATAATTAA
- a CDS encoding metallophosphoesterase family protein, with amino-acid sequence MGHKKWSSFSVSSSNHLRHNFTNLNYGPDTFALLGNHDWGIWSHGGDEGSRYKLNLALNQIRACYDRSERSSGWNMPYRYYHFTTEYAEFYCIDSTSYYYDAQQQAWLAQVFQKQQLAHPEKWQILVSHHPLLAIGKRNLVNGKKDWSLYEQFFHPGKKTGKISYNEVLYSQLKDYPFDIIISAHDHALAGYVFELNDQRRAFQLVSGAGGAKLEKMHKYTSCYGQLQREHDLQIKVVGEDHGSGDQHGYVSMNIAADNVDLIYRWVNGREANTSIYKHFCRSPSRLRGSSMSEEEIGLEYRDRNHSLSLP; translated from the coding sequence TTGGGCCACAAGAAGTGGTCTTCTTTTTCTGTTTCTTCATCTAATCATTTACGCCATAACTTTACGAATTTGAATTATGGCCCTGATACTTTTGCTTTATTAGGTAATCATGATTGGGGAATTTGGAGCCATGGTGGAGATGAAGGGAGTCGTTATAAGCTAAATTTGGCACTGAATCAAATTAGGGCATGCTATGATCGCAGTGAGCGTTCATCTGGTTGGAATATGCCTTATCGTTATTATCACTTTACAACAGAATACGCTGAATTTTACTGTATCGACTCGACTTCTTATTATTATGACGCCCAGCAACAAGCGTGGTTGGCACAAGTTTTTCAAAAGCAGCAGTTAGCACATCCAGAAAAATGGCAGATTCTAGTGTCTCACCACCCTTTGCTCGCGATTGGTAAAAGAAACTTAGTTAATGGCAAGAAGGACTGGAGTTTATATGAGCAGTTTTTCCACCCAGGCAAGAAAACTGGAAAAATCAGTTACAATGAAGTTTTATATAGTCAACTAAAAGATTATCCATTCGATATTATTATTTCTGCACATGATCATGCGTTAGCAGGTTATGTGTTTGAATTAAATGACCAGCGCCGTGCTTTTCAGCTGGTCTCTGGGGCTGGAGGGGCTAAGTTGGAAAAAATGCACAAATATACCTCTTGTTATGGTCAGTTGCAAAGAGAGCATGATTTGCAGATTAAAGTTGTTGGTGAAGATCATGGTTCTGGCGATCAGCATGGCTATGTGAGTATGAATATCGCAGCAGATAATGTTGACCTTATTTATCGTTGGGTTAATGGCAGAGAAGCTAATACGTCAATATATAAGCATTTTTGTCGTAGTCCTTCTCGGTTACGAGGCAGTTCAATGAGTGAAGAAGAGATAGGCTTAGAGTACAGAGACAGAAATCATTCACTATCACTACCTTGA
- a CDS encoding Bcr/CflA family efflux MFS transporter, which translates to MQGTRFGRYLFLVIILTAVGQLANTIFVPASDLIANQLQTRPGHVQSLMAAYLLSYGASQFLYGPLADRYGRRPTVLLGLLIFAIGAVTATFAHNITVLLLGCFIQGLGIGAAGVMARTVMRDLFTGKELLKANSIMSATLVIAPIVAPLIGGLIATLMGWRAVFAFLFAYSAIVFALEFKYFDETHPEPNKAPMAFKELMNQYKNMLCHRQFIGYITCLTVSIAGLAVFEASAGVLFASVMHYSPNTVSLLFITPLPGYFIGSYLASHLNRGQSIPQIMKTGIGTLALGSVSMLIFAYFGYFNAYAILIPMFFYFIGAGLMFPLATTGALMPFGHIAGAAGAFIGGIQNLGSGLFTSLSALTPQKDAEPLAILLCVLTLITITAYYSCIAGQQESTEA; encoded by the coding sequence ATGCAAGGTACACGCTTTGGACGCTATTTATTTTTAGTCATTATCCTCACCGCCGTGGGTCAGCTCGCGAATACGATTTTCGTCCCTGCCAGTGATCTGATTGCTAATCAATTACAGACGAGGCCCGGTCATGTGCAAAGCCTGATGGCCGCCTATCTACTCTCTTACGGTGCTTCACAATTTCTTTATGGCCCTCTTGCCGATCGTTATGGTCGCCGGCCGACGGTTTTACTTGGCCTTCTTATATTTGCAATCGGTGCGGTGACGGCCACCTTTGCTCATAATATTACGGTGCTATTGCTAGGCTGCTTTATCCAAGGGCTAGGCATCGGTGCTGCAGGAGTCATGGCACGCACAGTGATGCGCGATTTATTCACAGGCAAAGAATTACTAAAAGCCAATAGCATTATGAGTGCAACCCTCGTCATCGCGCCGATTGTTGCTCCTTTAATCGGCGGCCTCATTGCCACCTTAATGGGCTGGCGTGCTGTGTTTGCTTTCCTATTTGCCTATAGTGCGATCGTTTTTGCCTTAGAATTTAAATATTTTGACGAAACTCACCCTGAGCCTAATAAAGCGCCAATGGCCTTTAAAGAGTTAATGAATCAGTATAAAAACATGCTCTGCCATCGCCAGTTCATCGGCTATATCACCTGCTTAACGGTCTCCATCGCTGGCCTTGCAGTCTTTGAAGCCTCTGCCGGTGTGCTCTTTGCTAGCGTCATGCATTACAGCCCGAATACCGTCAGCTTATTGTTTATTACCCCCCTACCCGGCTATTTTATCGGCAGTTATTTAGCGAGTCATTTAAATCGAGGTCAGAGCATTCCACAAATCATGAAAACAGGCATTGGCACCCTTGCGTTAGGCTCTGTTAGCATGTTGATTTTCGCTTATTTTGGCTATTTTAATGCCTATGCTATTTTAATTCCGATGTTCTTTTATTTTATTGGTGCAGGTTTAATGTTTCCACTGGCGACCACTGGCGCACTGATGCCTTTTGGTCATATTGCCGGTGCTGCTGGCGCTTTTATCGGTGGTATTCAAAACCTAGGCTCTGGGCTATTTACCTCCCTCTCAGCCCTAACACCACAAAAAGATGCAGAACCTCTTGCCATCTTGCTCTGCGTCCTCACTTTGATTACCATTACAGCCTATTACAGCTGTATTGCTGGCCAACAAGAATCAACAGAAGCTTAA
- a CDS encoding aromatic amino acid transport family protein — translation MKSYKFIGCVLLYAGTALGGGMLALPLATAAVGYPYSTFFIFSLLGHHDLHSITYS, via the coding sequence ATGAAATCCTATAAATTTATTGGCTGTGTTTTACTCTATGCAGGGACGGCCCTCGGCGGTGGTATGCTTGCCCTGCCTCTCGCCACAGCTGCCGTTGGTTACCCTTATTCTACTTTTTTTATTTTTAGCCTGCTGGGCCATCATGACCTTCACAGCATTACTTATTCTTGA
- a CDS encoding amino acid permease encodes MTFTALLILEGNLAFANTANFSTMARQTLGRPGQAIIWLAYLTLLYALTAAYMSGGTSLFEAAMTTLGYPNIPASLGALLFTIILGGVVFIGARIVDYLNRGLMFLKAFAFILILFVLMPHINSQFLTSHLSQLPYSWVALPIVMVAFGSHFIIPSIRIYIGDEPKTLRNIILIGSLIPLIVYLVWEAITLGILPLTGTTSFQAIAAKHGSVGDMVIALQSLTDSKLISFGFNFFTDVAITTSFLGVTLSLFDFIGDAFKLNNQYSSGRIIAALITYLPPLAFALFYPKGFVMALGYASISAAVLVLIFPAVMVAVVRCSPRLHSSYRVFSGNIGLIIAALAGILIITLEILNNMQLLPKLM; translated from the coding sequence ATGACCTTCACAGCATTACTTATTCTTGAAGGTAATCTTGCCTTTGCCAATACAGCCAACTTTAGCACCATGGCACGCCAAACCCTCGGCCGCCCCGGTCAGGCGATTATTTGGCTCGCTTACCTCACCTTGCTCTATGCGCTCACCGCTGCCTATATGTCCGGCGGCACTTCTTTATTTGAAGCGGCAATGACAACTCTCGGTTATCCTAATATTCCAGCGAGCTTAGGTGCGCTATTATTTACTATAATCCTAGGGGGCGTCGTCTTTATTGGTGCTAGAATCGTCGACTATCTTAACCGCGGTTTGATGTTTCTAAAAGCATTTGCCTTTATCTTAATTTTATTCGTATTAATGCCTCACATTAACAGCCAATTTCTAACCAGCCATTTATCACAATTACCTTATAGCTGGGTTGCTTTACCTATCGTCATGGTCGCTTTCGGTTCTCACTTTATCATCCCTAGCATCCGCATATACATCGGCGATGAACCCAAAACCTTACGCAATATCATCCTTATCGGTAGCCTAATCCCTCTCATTGTCTACTTAGTCTGGGAAGCAATTACTCTCGGCATTTTACCTCTAACAGGCACCACCAGCTTTCAAGCCATCGCCGCAAAACACGGCTCCGTTGGTGATATGGTCATCGCGCTACAAAGCCTCACCGATAGCAAGCTCATCAGCTTTGGTTTTAATTTCTTTACCGATGTTGCCATTACAACGTCCTTTCTGGGTGTAACACTCAGCTTATTTGATTTTATTGGTGACGCCTTTAAGTTAAATAACCAATATTCTTCTGGGCGCATTATTGCCGCCTTAATCACTTACTTACCGCCATTGGCCTTTGCCTTGTTCTATCCAAAGGGCTTTGTCATGGCTTTAGGCTATGCCAGCATTTCTGCTGCTGTATTAGTCCTGATTTTCCCAGCCGTTATGGTCGCTGTAGTCCGCTGCTCACCGCGCTTACACTCTAGCTATCGTGTGTTTTCTGGCAATATCGGCCTTATCATCGCAGCGCTTGCCGGTATATTAATTATCACCCTTGAAATTCTTAACAACATGCAGTTATTGCCTAAACTCATGTAA
- a CDS encoding chemotaxis protein has product MAGVLDTVDARTQLVGKNRLESLLFKLYTDKVYAMNVFKIREVLQPIALTNIPESHPYILGVAHIRGQAIPVIDLGRAVGMQSLVGREDAVVVISEYYGSIQGFLVGSVERIINIEWNDIREPPDGLGESHYLTATVLVDEEIVEVLDVEKVYADIVCPKIEYHGMQEISTDLNTEGLAILVVDDSSFARSHLCKILSKINIEVITKNSGAAAFDFLREEAYKNNVNVAKKYPLVITDAEMPEMDGYTLTVNCRNDPKLKDLYLVLHTSLSGGFNKSMVEKVGCDDFIPKFDPRGTVELAVERIQALSKGGSMVTVADDTEMSKVVE; this is encoded by the coding sequence ATGGCTGGCGTTTTAGATACCGTAGATGCTAGAACACAGTTGGTTGGCAAGAATCGGCTCGAATCGCTGTTATTTAAGCTCTATACCGATAAAGTGTATGCAATGAATGTTTTTAAGATTCGAGAGGTCCTGCAACCAATTGCATTAACTAATATTCCTGAAAGTCACCCCTATATTTTAGGAGTAGCCCATATCCGTGGTCAGGCGATCCCGGTGATTGATTTAGGAAGAGCGGTGGGCATGCAAAGCTTGGTGGGTCGTGAAGATGCCGTTGTCGTGATTTCTGAATATTATGGCAGTATACAGGGATTTTTAGTTGGTAGTGTTGAACGAATTATTAACATTGAATGGAATGATATTCGTGAACCACCGGATGGCCTGGGCGAGTCACATTATCTAACAGCAACAGTGCTTGTTGATGAGGAAATCGTTGAAGTTCTTGATGTAGAGAAAGTTTATGCTGATATTGTCTGCCCTAAGATTGAATATCATGGTATGCAAGAAATAAGTACTGATCTTAATACTGAGGGCCTGGCAATTTTAGTGGTTGATGATTCAAGCTTTGCTAGAAGCCATCTGTGTAAAATTTTAAGTAAAATTAATATCGAGGTGATCACTAAAAATAGTGGTGCTGCGGCTTTTGATTTTTTAAGAGAGGAAGCTTATAAGAACAATGTTAATGTAGCTAAAAAATATCCACTTGTAATTACAGATGCAGAAATGCCAGAAATGGATGGTTATACCTTAACTGTTAATTGTCGCAATGATCCGAAATTAAAAGATCTATATCTCGTATTGCATACTTCTTTAAGTGGCGGGTTCAATAAGTCAATGGTTGAAAAGGTCGGCTGTGATGACTTTATTCCAAAGTTTGACCCAAGGGGTACGGTGGAGCTTGCCGTTGAAAGAATCCAGGCTCTCTCAAAGGGTGGCAGTATGGTTACTGTGGCAGATGATACTGAGATGAGCAAAGTTGTTGAATAG
- a CDS encoding exonuclease domain-containing protein produces the protein MSTTSISQRFRGFLPVIIDVETGGLNAATDALLEIAAVIIDFNEQGQLVPIETISTHVKAFAGANIDPEAL, from the coding sequence ATGTCTACAACATCAATCTCCCAACGCTTCCGTGGTTTTTTACCCGTTATTATTGATGTTGAGACCGGCGGCCTTAATGCCGCAACCGATGCGTTACTAGAGATTGCGGCTGTTATTATCGACTTTAACGAACAAGGTCAACTGGTTCCCATAGAAACAATTTCAACACATGTTAAGGCGTTTGCTGGGGCCAACATTGATCCAGAAGCACTTAA
- the elbB gene encoding isoprenoid biosynthesis glyoxalase ElbB produces the protein MILAFNYFNKIQGRKLCQKIAVVLAGCGHLDGAEIHESTLTLLYLSQAGVNYECLAPNRDQHHVLNHLNQKEITEKRNILIEAARIARGNIKAIDTANINDYDAVIFPGGFGAAKNLCDFALKGQNFNVQADVLSFAKQAYQASLPLGFICIAPIMISTICGPNIEHTLGDDQEMISIVNNLGGKHVNCKVDEIAVDEKHKIVSTPAYMLANNIAEAATGIEKLVNKVISLI, from the coding sequence ATGATTTTAGCTTTTAACTATTTTAATAAAATACAAGGGAGAAAATTATGCCAAAAAATCGCAGTGGTCCTCGCAGGTTGTGGGCATTTAGATGGTGCAGAAATCCATGAAAGCACACTCACTTTGCTTTATCTATCACAAGCGGGAGTTAACTATGAATGCTTGGCCCCTAATCGTGACCAGCACCATGTTTTAAATCACCTTAACCAAAAAGAAATTACCGAAAAGCGCAACATTCTTATCGAAGCTGCACGTATTGCCCGAGGTAATATCAAAGCCATTGATACAGCCAATATCAATGATTATGATGCGGTTATTTTTCCAGGCGGCTTTGGTGCGGCAAAAAATCTCTGTGATTTCGCCCTTAAAGGTCAAAACTTTAATGTTCAGGCAGACGTGCTCAGCTTTGCTAAACAAGCCTACCAAGCTTCATTACCGCTTGGCTTTATCTGTATTGCCCCCATTATGATCTCAACCATTTGTGGACCAAATATTGAGCATACACTCGGTGATGATCAAGAAATGATCAGCATTGTTAATAACTTAGGCGGCAAACACGTTAATTGCAAAGTGGATGAAATCGCAGTCGATGAGAAACATAAAATTGTCTCAACACCCGCTTATATGCTTGCCAATAATATTGCAGAAGCCGCAACAGGGATAGAAAAACTGGTAAATAAAGTCATCAGCCTCATTTAA
- the lysS gene encoding lysine--tRNA ligase, which yields MTDQQQEPQLDENEQIAQRKAKLAEIRRQGVAFPNDFRPEHHAIDLTAEFDAKSKEELEELARPVKVSGRIMLRRIMGKASFLHIQDSTARLQVYLRRDDLPEGQYQEFKNWDLGDIVAVEGVMFKTNKGELSVKANNLRLLTKALRPLPDKHHGLAEVETRYRQRYLDLIVNDESRNAFTIRSKVVSSIRRFLTERNYMEVETPMLQVIPGGASARPFVTHHNSLDLDMYLRIAPELYLKRLVVGGFERVFEINRNFRNEGLSTRHNPEFTMLEFYQAHADYHDLMDLTEKMLRTVAQEVLGQTTVPYQGEVYDFGQPFARMSMIDSILHYNSDVSREDLETLDGAKAVAERKGAQLKGHEGRGKVITEIFEATVEEQLRQPTFITEYPAEVSPLARLNDEDSFITDRFEFFCGGREVANGFSELNDPEDQAERFKRQVEEKDAGDDEAMHYDADYITALEHGMPPTAGEGIGIDRLVMLFTDSPSIRDVILFPHMRPQAK from the coding sequence ATGACTGATCAACAGCAAGAGCCACAGTTAGATGAAAATGAGCAAATCGCCCAGCGTAAAGCCAAGCTTGCTGAGATTCGTCGCCAGGGCGTGGCGTTCCCTAATGATTTTAGACCTGAGCACCATGCCATTGATTTAACCGCTGAGTTTGACGCTAAAAGCAAAGAGGAGCTAGAAGAACTTGCTCGTCCGGTGAAAGTCTCTGGCCGTATTATGCTACGTCGAATCATGGGTAAAGCAAGCTTCTTGCACATTCAAGATAGCACGGCGCGTTTACAGGTTTATTTACGGCGTGATGACCTGCCAGAAGGTCAGTATCAAGAATTTAAAAATTGGGATTTAGGTGATATCGTTGCCGTTGAAGGGGTGATGTTTAAAACCAATAAGGGTGAGTTATCGGTTAAAGCCAATAACCTGCGCTTACTGACCAAAGCCTTGCGCCCATTGCCGGATAAACATCATGGTTTAGCGGAAGTTGAAACGCGTTATCGTCAGCGTTATTTAGATTTAATCGTCAACGATGAATCACGCAATGCGTTTACTATCCGTTCAAAAGTTGTTTCTAGCATTCGCCGTTTTTTAACTGAACGCAATTACATGGAAGTGGAAACGCCGATGTTGCAGGTGATTCCAGGTGGTGCTAGTGCGCGTCCGTTTGTCACTCACCATAATAGCTTGGATTTAGACATGTATTTGCGGATTGCCCCAGAGCTTTACCTGAAGCGCTTGGTTGTTGGTGGTTTTGAGCGCGTGTTTGAAATTAATAGAAATTTCCGCAATGAAGGTTTATCAACGCGACATAACCCTGAATTTACCATGCTAGAATTTTATCAAGCCCATGCGGATTACCATGACTTGATGGACTTAACTGAAAAGATGTTGCGTACTGTCGCACAAGAGGTTTTAGGACAAACAACAGTGCCTTACCAAGGTGAAGTTTATGACTTTGGTCAGCCTTTTGCACGCATGAGCATGATTGATTCTATCTTGCATTATAACAGCGATGTTAGTCGTGAAGACTTAGAGACTTTAGACGGTGCAAAAGCGGTGGCTGAGCGTAAAGGTGCACAGCTTAAAGGCCATGAAGGCCGAGGCAAGGTCATTACGGAAATCTTTGAGGCAACGGTTGAAGAGCAATTGCGTCAGCCGACCTTTATCACTGAGTACCCTGCTGAAGTTTCGCCATTGGCGCGCTTAAATGATGAGGATTCGTTTATTACTGACCGCTTTGAGTTTTTCTGTGGTGGCCGTGAAGTCGCTAATGGTTTTTCTGAGTTAAATGACCCTGAAGATCAAGCAGAACGCTTTAAGCGTCAGGTTGAAGAAAAAGATGCTGGTGATGATGAAGCGATGCACTATGATGCGGATTATATCACCGCATTAGAGCATGGCATGCCACCAACGGCAGGCGAGGGAATCGGGATTGATCGCTTGGTGATGTTGTTTACTGATAGCCCATCGATTCGCGATGTGATTTTATTTCCACATATGCGTCCACAAGCGAAATAA